CCAGGCATACAAACTGGCTCCACCGGGTGAAAATGCGTGGTTGGCGTCCGCTGGAGTGCTTGCGTTCAAGGCGCTCAAAATCATGTCTGGGGATCAAGGATAGCAGTTGAGAAAGGATTGTGTTATGGTGTGCCACGTCCAAATTCTCCTTTTGTGTGAGTTGCTTAGACACCAATTCCATAGCACAAATCCTGGAGGATTTGGACGTTT
Above is a genomic segment from Oceanidesulfovibrio indonesiensis containing:
- a CDS encoding DUF4372 domain-containing protein; translated protein: MELVSKQLTQKENLDVAHHNTILSQLLSLIPRHDFERLERKHSSGRQPRIFTRWSQFVCL